A single window of Cheilinus undulatus linkage group 12, ASM1832078v1, whole genome shotgun sequence DNA harbors:
- the LOC121518859 gene encoding solute carrier family 22 member 5-like gives MKDYDETTAFLGQWGCFQRVVFFVLVASIIPNGFGAFSVVFFADVPSHHCLVPDENLTEGWLDAIIPVELVDGKQEWSRCSRYRLDLVKNFSAQGFIPGRDVNLSQLEQEGCVDGWSYSKDIYESTVVSEFDLVCSEQWKQPFISTIFFLGVLIGSFISGQLSDMFGRKPVLFATMALQTVFTFVQIFSPSWEVLCVLTFIGGMGQISNYLSGFVLGTEILTGNVRVLFSSMGVCLGFACGYMMLPLFAYYLRNWKSLLLALSVPGLAYLPLWWIIPESPRWLLSQGRVEEAEAIVRKAARWNKVQAPLVIFEESSADGIMTLPKEHHNIFSLLKTKNIRNTTVILCLLWFSLSLGYYGLSLNTSRLHADPFLSCFISAIVEVPAYISSWFALRYIPRRVSTICILLFGGVSLCLIQLIPKSLLSLSVALEMLGKFSITSGTSLMFVYTAELYPTVIRNTATGTCTTVSRVGSCIAPFLLQLSVYFKYLPYILLGTLCAVSAFAALFLPESFKLPLPETIEQMHKRKRLKWPLIAMKQQSKPGVLSETKL, from the exons ATGAAGGATTATGATGAAACCACAGCGTTCCTGGGtcagtggggatgcttccaACGGGTTGTCTTCTTTGTGCTTGTTGCTAGCATCATACCCAATGGATTTGGGGCTTTTTCTGTCGTCTTTTTTGCTGATGTTCCCAGTCACCACTGCCTAGTACCAGATGAAAATCTTACCGAAGGCTGGCTTGATGCCATTATCCCTGTCGAG TTGGTAGATGGGAAACAGGAGTGGAGCCGTTGCAGCAGATACCGGCTGGATTTGGTTAAAAATTTCTCTGCTCAGGGTTTTATACCTGGCAGGGATGTTAACCTTAGTCAGCTGGAGCAGGAGGGCTGTGTAGACGGATGGAGCTATAGTAAAGATATCTATGAGTCCACTGTTGTCTCAGAG TTTGATTTGGTGTGCAGTGAGCAGTGGAAGCAGCCGTTCATCTCCACCATCTTCTTCCTGGGAGTTCTTATTGGATCATTCATCTCAGGACAGCTCTCAGACAT GTTTGGGAGAAAACCTGTTCTCTTTGCAACCATGGCACTTCAGACTGTCTTTACATTTGTTCAAATCTTCTCCCCGTCTTGGGAAGTTCTGTGTGTCCTCACCTTCATTGGTGGAATGGGACAAATCTCCAACTATCTGTCTGGATTTGTGCTCG GAACTGAAATTTTGACTGGCAATGTGAGGGTGTTATTTTCATCAATGGGTGTATGCCTGGGCTTTGCTTGTGGctacatgatgctgccactctTTGCTTATTATTTAAGGAACTGGAAATCTCTCCTGTTGGCTTTGTCTGTGCCTGGACTGGCTTACCTCCCTCTCTGGTG GATCATCCCAGAGTCTCCCAGATGGCTGCTCAGTCAGGGGAGAGTGGAGGAGGCCGAGGCCATAGTGAGAAAGGCTGCTAGGTGGAACAAAGTTCAGGCTCCACTGGTCATTTTTGAGGAAAGTAGC GCTGATGGGATAATGACACTCCCGAAGGAACATCACAACATTTTTAGTCTTCTGAAgacaaaaaacatcagaaacacaaCTGTGATTCTGTGCTTACTGTG GTTCTCCTTGAGTCTTGGATACTATGGCCTGTCCCTCAACACATCCCGACTTCATGCTGACCCCTTTCTCAGCTGCTTCATTTCAGCCATTGTAGAGGTTCCAGCTTACATTTCCAGCTGGTTTGCACTACGATACATTCCTCGACGAGTATCTACCATCTGCATCTTGCTCTTTGGGGGAGTCTCACTGTGCCTGATTCAGCTGATACCAAAAA GTTTACTTAGTCTGTCTGTTGCACTGGAGATGCTGGGAAAATTTAGTATTACCAGTGGTACATCCCTGATGTTTGTCTACACAGCAGAGCTTTACCCAACAGTGATCAGAAACACAGCGACTGGAACATGTACTACTGTTTCTAGAGTTGGCAGCTGTATTGCACCTTTTCTTTTACAGCTGA GTGTATACTTTAAGTACCTTCCATATATATTGTTGGGGACTCTGTGTGCTGTGTCTGCCTTTGCTGCCCTCTTCCTGCCAGAGAGCTTTAAACTACCCCTCCCTGAAACGATTGAACAGATGCACAAGAGAAAACG CTTGAAATGGCCACTCATCGCTATGAAACAACAATCAAAACCTGGGGTACTTTCTGAAACTAAACTTTGA